A window from Mangifera indica cultivar Alphonso chromosome 2, CATAS_Mindica_2.1, whole genome shotgun sequence encodes these proteins:
- the LOC123208531 gene encoding uncharacterized protein LOC123208531, with the protein MVLYSSQYDRYKPPKFVTLRNMIDTCTHPLTPWAEEKLANHIRKSATMIVKPITIDRYKVYSSGRSVAIVNLATKECSCKKFQLSQIACTHVAAIARFQNLSNCYPWVNKYYSTEYWKAVYREAVEPLGDSSEWVQPEDIRIVNPPQM; encoded by the exons atggttttatactcgtCGCAATATGACAGGTACAAACCTCCTAAATTTGTTACTCTTCGCAATATGATAG ATACTTGTACTCATCCTCTGACTCCGTGGGCTGAAGAAAAGTTAGCCAATCATATTCGCAAATCAGCTACTATGATTGTCAAACCAATAACCATTGATAGATATAAAGTGTATAGTTCTGGTAGATCTGTCGCTATAGTCAATCTTGCAACAAAAGAATGCagttgtaaaaaatttcaactatcacagaTAGCATGCACGCATGTTGCGGCAATTGCCAGATTTCAAAACCTCTCAAATTGTTATCCttgggtaaataaatattactcaacTGAATATTGGAAAGCTGTTTACCGGGAGGCTGTTGAACCTTTGGGTGATTCTTCCGAATGGGTGCAACCTGAAGATATCCGTATCGTTAATCCACCACAAATGTAA